From Prosthecodimorpha staleyi:
GCGATCCGCCAGGTCTGGCGCTTCGACGACGCCTTCTCGGCCTTCGCCACGCAGGGCCTGGACACGGACGGCGACGGAAAGTTCTCCAAGGAAGAGCTGCAGCCGCTGGCCAAGATCAACGTCGAATCCCTCAAGGAATACGACTATTTCACCTTCCTGAAGCTCGCCGGCAAGCGCAAGGGCTTCAAGCTGCCGTCCGAATACTGGCTACAGATGCGCGACGGCTTCCTGACCCTGTTCTATACCCTGCCGCTGATCGAACCGATCGCCGCCAAGGGAGTGCAGGTCGACCTGGAAGTCTACGATCCCGGTTATTTCGTCGACTTCACGCTGGTCGACCAGGAGCCGGCCCTGCTGGTCGGCAGCCCGCCCGGCTGCAGTGTCAACGT
This genomic window contains:
- a CDS encoding DUF1007 family protein; the encoded protein is MVNLSRASIASLAILGALFGAALPAAAHPHVFVDARAELVFDAKGQISAIRQVWRFDDAFSAFATQGLDTDGDGKFSKEELQPLAKINVESLKEYDYFTFLKLAGKRKGFKLPSEYWLQMRDGFLTLFYTLPLIEPIAAKGVQVDLEVYDPGYFVDFTLVDQEPALLVGSPPGCSVNVHKKGEPEGATAAILSQIPATERDLPSDLQAITRELANRITVKCP